A window of ANME-2 cluster archaeon genomic DNA:
TTGCCATCTGGAACACATCACGTACCAGCCTTGCACCTTCTCCTACGTATTTCTGGACAAGTTCAGAACCTGACATCCTGAGGAATGTTGCATTAGCCCGGCTGGCCACCGCTTTGGCAATGAGGGTCTTACCGCTGCCGGGCGGCCCGTATAAAAGTACACCTGTTGGTGGTTCCACACCCACATCCCTGAACAGGTCCGGATCGGTTAGCGGGAGCTCAATTGTTTCCACTACTTCCTGGATCTGCTGGTCAAGCCCGCCTATGGAACTGTAATCCACATTGGGTGCTTCGATCAGTTCCATGACCCTGGCCCTTAGGTCGGCTGGCTTTGCCAGTAAGTTCACAATCACAAAATTGTTATTCACCGCAACCCTCATACCGGCTTGTAATTCATCTGCTATTTCAGGCGGGATGCGGGTGATAACTTCCTGGTTGCTGCCATGCTGGCGCAGCAGTGCCATATCATTGATAACTTCCATTATTGATGCAATGAACAGGGGTGGTAGTTTCAACTGGTTTACCTGTTCCTTGAGTTTCTGTATGGTCTGCAGGTAATTGCTGTTGGCTACAGCAGCATCAAGTAGTCGTTTCTGGAGCTGGTCGTTCTGCTCATCAAGCTGCTCGATCTTTTTATTTAATGATTGTACATCATCGTCCTGTGTATCCGGGGTATTTACAAAACCCGTTTCACCAGAAGACTTGACTATTGTATTATCCATAGGATACAAAATTTAATATTATACGATATAAATGTTAGTATAATGGTCTAAATATATTTTTTGAGACGGCCATTACATGAAAATAATTATCCATTTACATCCTGCGTTCACATCTTAATATTCGCAACTAATTTCAATGGATACTATTAACTATAATACATGGGATAACTTAAGATATTATCATAATCATAATGAATATATGTAGTTAGTGTTATTATCTAATTATAAAATCAACGGGTGAATCATAATGGAAGAAAATACAGAGGACACTAATGATGGGTTGGATCGCGTTCTAACCGGGATAGAAGGTTTTGATGAGCTTTGTGGAGGCGGCCTGTTAAGGGACCATACATACTTGGTATCAGGAACTTCAGGGGCTGGAAAATCCATTCTTGCGCTTCAATTCATTTACAACGGCATCACCAAATATAATGAGAACGGCATCATAGTAGCAACAGAGGAACGGCCCGAACATATCAGGGACAATGCAAAAGCATTCGGCTGGGACCTGAAGGCCCTGGAGGATGATGGAAAACTTGCCATTATTGATGCGGCGTCCACCAAGATCGGTATCCCGTCACAGGAAAAATACGTTGATGTAAGACCCTTTGACATGCGTTCCATGATGGATCAGATCATTATGATCCAGGAAGAGATCGATGCAAAACGGGCAGTAATAGATTCAACTACGTCCATTGGATTCTATCTGCAGGACCCGGCCAAGATACGTGTGGAACTGTTAAAATTATCCACCACCCTGGAAATACTGGGCCTGACTTCAATCATGACATCCGAAGTTGTGGATGATGATCATCCCAGCCGTTTCGGAGTGGAGAACTTCGTGACCGAGGGGACAATTGCCCTGTATTACAAGAGGATGGAAAATGTAAGGGTGCGCAGCCTTGAAATATTTAAGATGCGCGGCTCTGACCACAGCAAGAAGATCCATCCCTACGATATTACCAAAAGTGGAGTCGTTGTGCATCCGCACGAAGAGGTTTATGCAGTATTCTCATAAAAACTATACAGTCCAGTAATGGTTGGAGACAACTATACGGTACCAGTGATTGCAGCTAATTTCATTTCCAGCTGTATGTATTTTTTTTAATAATATTTATTATTTAACATCAATTGTAAGAAATAGCGCACAGATTGTTTTTTTGAAAAAATTAACAGCATTATTCTGCATACTGCTCTTCATGCCCACATTCAATACATTTGTAAATTAAGAGTTTTTTGCCCAGGTGGTCAAACCTTTTCAGTGATGGATACCTGAACAGGTTCATTTTTCCCCCACACTTTGTACAAAAATTTATCATAATATCAATAAAGTATATTGTAGTTACTATATATCTATTTTCAGGTGAGTGTTCGGATACTGATTTTAAGTTTATCACGTAATGCTTTCTGTAATTTATCACCAATATCAGAGTCCTTGACAATCCTGATATCACCTTTTCGCCCCACAGTAGCAGTAAAGATGAGTTCTCCCTCCACCATCACTTCCACGTCCGTCCCGGCCACTCCACACGATTTCAATATAATGTGTTTATTCTTCATTGAGATTTCAGGAACCATTATCTTTCCTGATTCCTTCCCTTTTGACACCTGGGTGCTGTCCAGGGGTCTAACATCTATATGGATACCCAGTCTTTTTTCCATCGTCTCGATGTTCCTGCCACCCTTGCCGATCACTTCGGGGATGTCAATAGCATTGACCCACAAGGTGGCCCTGTTATCCCCGCTCAATTCAACCTTAACAGGCCCGTTCACCTTACGGCGAAACTCGTCGCGTATACGTTCTGCAGCCAGTCCCCACGCAGAGGGGACAGTCTCCCGGGTTTTGGCAGTGGGCATTACCACTACCTGTTCACCGTATGTATATATCTCGAACTCAGCCCTGCCGCTCTCAAAGTCCGTCACCGCGATCACCGGGCGAGCTAGGTCGGATTCGGTCATACCATGAGGTACTTTAACAGTGAACTTTAT
This region includes:
- a CDS encoding AAA family ATPase, with the protein product MDNTIVKSSGETGFVNTPDTQDDDVQSLNKKIEQLDEQNDQLQKRLLDAAVANSNYLQTIQKLKEQVNQLKLPPLFIASIMEVINDMALLRQHGSNQEVITRIPPEIADELQAGMRVAVNNNFVIVNLLAKPADLRARVMELIEAPNVDYSSIGGLDQQIQEVVETIELPLTDPDLFRDVGVEPPTGVLLYGPPGSGKTLIAKAVASRANATFLRMSGSELVQKYVGEGARLVRDVFQMA
- a CDS encoding circadian clock protein KaiC, with protein sequence MEENTEDTNDGLDRVLTGIEGFDELCGGGLLRDHTYLVSGTSGAGKSILALQFIYNGITKYNENGIIVATEERPEHIRDNAKAFGWDLKALEDDGKLAIIDAASTKIGIPSQEKYVDVRPFDMRSMMDQIIMIQEEIDAKRAVIDSTTSIGFYLQDPAKIRVELLKLSTTLEILGLTSIMTSEVVDDDHPSRFGVENFVTEGTIALYYKRMENVRVRSLEIFKMRGSDHSKKIHPYDITKSGVVVHPHEEVYAVFS